One Alligator mississippiensis isolate rAllMis1 chromosome 1, rAllMis1, whole genome shotgun sequence genomic window carries:
- the SLC35B2 gene encoding adenosine 3'-phospho 5'-phosphosulfate transporter 1 isoform X2, with amino-acid sequence MLAALPPMAASEAVPAALQDTWGDFWLFRFFINAAGYASILVPGYLLIQYFKRKNYLETGRGICFPVIKSCVFGSEAKSAHQDDISLAARSEPMESSTARQVFKLLFCAVGLQVSYLTWGVLQERVMTRTYGATETEPGEKFKDSQFLVFMNRILAFTVAGLYCALTKQPRHGAPMYKYSFASLSNILSSWCQYEALKYISFPTQVLAKASKVIPVMLMGKLVSRKSYEYWEYLTAALISVGVSMFLLSSAPNKHLSTVTTFSGLVLLAGYIVFDSFTSNWQDALFTYKMSPVQMMFGVNVFSCLFTMGSLLEQGALVESARFMARHSEFTVHAVLLSVCSACGQLFIFYTISQFGAAVFTIIMTLRQAFAILLSCLIYGHAVTVVGGLGVAVVFVALFLRVYARSRVKKRSKKLPPGDAPIQKV; translated from the exons ATGCTAGCTGCTCTTCCACCCATGGCTGCCAGTGAAGCAGTACCAGCTGCCCTGCAGGACACATGGGGGGACTTCTGGCTGTTCCGTTTCTTCATCAATGCTGCTGGCTATGCAAGCATCCTGGTGCCGGGGTACCTGCTCATCCAGTACTTCAAGCGAAAGAATTACCTGGAGACAG GCCGTGGCATTTGCTTTCCTGTCATTAAGTCATGTGTCTTCGGTAGCGAGGCCAAGTCTGCACACCAAGATGACATCTCTTTAGCTGCCCGGAGTGAGCCCATGGAGTCCTCAACAGCCCGACAAGTCTTCAAGCTGCTCTTCTGTGCTGTTGGCCTCCAG GTCTCCTACCTGACATGGGGTGTTCTCCAGGAACGTGTCATGACCCGGACGTATGGGGCCACGGAGACAGAGCCAGGTGAGAAGTTTAAGGACTCGCAGTTCCTGGTCTTCATGAACCGGATCCTGGCCTTCACTGTGGCTGGCCTGTACTGTGCCCTGACCAAGCAGCCACGCCACGGCGCCCCCATGTACAAGTACTCCTTTGCCTCGCTCTCCAACATcctcagcagctggtgccagtACGAAGCCCTCAAGTACATCAGCTTCCCCACCCAGGTGCTGGCCAAGGCCTCCAAGGTGATCCCAGTCATGCTCATGGGCAAGCTGGTATCACGCAAGAGCTACGAGTACTGGGAGTACCTCACAGCTGCGCTCATCTCGGTGGGGGTCAGCATGTTCCTTCTCTCCAGCGCCCCCAATAAGCATCTCTCCACTGTCACAACCTTCTCGGGCCTGGTCCTGCTGGCTGGCTACATTGTGTTTGACAGCTTCACCTCCAACTGGCAAGATGCTCTCTTCACCTACAAGATGTCCCCCGTGCAGATGATGTTCGGGGTGAATGTCTTCTCCTGCCTCTTCACCATGGGCTCGCTCCTGGAACAGGGTGCCTTGGTGGAGTCGGCCCGCTTCATGGCCCGTCACTCGGAGTTCACAGTCCACGCTGTGCTGCTCTCAGTCTGCTCTGCCTGTGGCCAGCTCTTCATCTTCTACACCATCAGCCAGTTTGGGGCGGCCGTCTTCACCATCATCATGACCCTGCGCCAGGCCTTTGCTATCCTCCTCTCCTGCCTCATCTACGGCCATGCTGTCACTGTGGTGGGCGGTCTGGGTGTGGCCGTTGTCTTTGTGGCTCTCTTCCTGCGGGTCTATGCCCGCAGCCGCGTGAAGAAGCGCAGCAAGAAGCTGCCCCCTGGCGATGCACCCATACAGAAGGTCTAG
- the SLC35B2 gene encoding adenosine 3'-phospho 5'-phosphosulfate transporter 1 isoform X3 encodes MTRTYGATETEPGEKFKDSQFLVFMNRILAFTVAGLYCALTKQPRHGAPMYKYSFASLSNILSSWCQYEALKYISFPTQVLAKASKVIPVMLMGKLVSRKSYEYWEYLTAALISVGVSMFLLSSAPNKHLSTVTTFSGLVLLAGYIVFDSFTSNWQDALFTYKMSPVQMMFGVNVFSCLFTMGSLLEQGALVESARFMARHSEFTVHAVLLSVCSACGQLFIFYTISQFGAAVFTIIMTLRQAFAILLSCLIYGHAVTVVGGLGVAVVFVALFLRVYARSRVKKRSKKLPPGDAPIQKV; translated from the coding sequence ATGACCCGGACGTATGGGGCCACGGAGACAGAGCCAGGTGAGAAGTTTAAGGACTCGCAGTTCCTGGTCTTCATGAACCGGATCCTGGCCTTCACTGTGGCTGGCCTGTACTGTGCCCTGACCAAGCAGCCACGCCACGGCGCCCCCATGTACAAGTACTCCTTTGCCTCGCTCTCCAACATcctcagcagctggtgccagtACGAAGCCCTCAAGTACATCAGCTTCCCCACCCAGGTGCTGGCCAAGGCCTCCAAGGTGATCCCAGTCATGCTCATGGGCAAGCTGGTATCACGCAAGAGCTACGAGTACTGGGAGTACCTCACAGCTGCGCTCATCTCGGTGGGGGTCAGCATGTTCCTTCTCTCCAGCGCCCCCAATAAGCATCTCTCCACTGTCACAACCTTCTCGGGCCTGGTCCTGCTGGCTGGCTACATTGTGTTTGACAGCTTCACCTCCAACTGGCAAGATGCTCTCTTCACCTACAAGATGTCCCCCGTGCAGATGATGTTCGGGGTGAATGTCTTCTCCTGCCTCTTCACCATGGGCTCGCTCCTGGAACAGGGTGCCTTGGTGGAGTCGGCCCGCTTCATGGCCCGTCACTCGGAGTTCACAGTCCACGCTGTGCTGCTCTCAGTCTGCTCTGCCTGTGGCCAGCTCTTCATCTTCTACACCATCAGCCAGTTTGGGGCGGCCGTCTTCACCATCATCATGACCCTGCGCCAGGCCTTTGCTATCCTCCTCTCCTGCCTCATCTACGGCCATGCTGTCACTGTGGTGGGCGGTCTGGGTGTGGCCGTTGTCTTTGTGGCTCTCTTCCTGCGGGTCTATGCCCGCAGCCGCGTGAAGAAGCGCAGCAAGAAGCTGCCCCCTGGCGATGCACCCATACAGAAGGTCTAG
- the SLC35B2 gene encoding adenosine 3'-phospho 5'-phosphosulfate transporter 1 isoform X1 gives MGRRLYLAVMLAALPPMAASEAVPAALQDTWGDFWLFRFFINAAGYASILVPGYLLIQYFKRKNYLETGRGICFPVIKSCVFGSEAKSAHQDDISLAARSEPMESSTARQVFKLLFCAVGLQVSYLTWGVLQERVMTRTYGATETEPGEKFKDSQFLVFMNRILAFTVAGLYCALTKQPRHGAPMYKYSFASLSNILSSWCQYEALKYISFPTQVLAKASKVIPVMLMGKLVSRKSYEYWEYLTAALISVGVSMFLLSSAPNKHLSTVTTFSGLVLLAGYIVFDSFTSNWQDALFTYKMSPVQMMFGVNVFSCLFTMGSLLEQGALVESARFMARHSEFTVHAVLLSVCSACGQLFIFYTISQFGAAVFTIIMTLRQAFAILLSCLIYGHAVTVVGGLGVAVVFVALFLRVYARSRVKKRSKKLPPGDAPIQKV, from the exons GTTGTACCTGGCTGTCATGCTAGCTGCTCTTCCACCCATGGCTGCCAGTGAAGCAGTACCAGCTGCCCTGCAGGACACATGGGGGGACTTCTGGCTGTTCCGTTTCTTCATCAATGCTGCTGGCTATGCAAGCATCCTGGTGCCGGGGTACCTGCTCATCCAGTACTTCAAGCGAAAGAATTACCTGGAGACAG GCCGTGGCATTTGCTTTCCTGTCATTAAGTCATGTGTCTTCGGTAGCGAGGCCAAGTCTGCACACCAAGATGACATCTCTTTAGCTGCCCGGAGTGAGCCCATGGAGTCCTCAACAGCCCGACAAGTCTTCAAGCTGCTCTTCTGTGCTGTTGGCCTCCAG GTCTCCTACCTGACATGGGGTGTTCTCCAGGAACGTGTCATGACCCGGACGTATGGGGCCACGGAGACAGAGCCAGGTGAGAAGTTTAAGGACTCGCAGTTCCTGGTCTTCATGAACCGGATCCTGGCCTTCACTGTGGCTGGCCTGTACTGTGCCCTGACCAAGCAGCCACGCCACGGCGCCCCCATGTACAAGTACTCCTTTGCCTCGCTCTCCAACATcctcagcagctggtgccagtACGAAGCCCTCAAGTACATCAGCTTCCCCACCCAGGTGCTGGCCAAGGCCTCCAAGGTGATCCCAGTCATGCTCATGGGCAAGCTGGTATCACGCAAGAGCTACGAGTACTGGGAGTACCTCACAGCTGCGCTCATCTCGGTGGGGGTCAGCATGTTCCTTCTCTCCAGCGCCCCCAATAAGCATCTCTCCACTGTCACAACCTTCTCGGGCCTGGTCCTGCTGGCTGGCTACATTGTGTTTGACAGCTTCACCTCCAACTGGCAAGATGCTCTCTTCACCTACAAGATGTCCCCCGTGCAGATGATGTTCGGGGTGAATGTCTTCTCCTGCCTCTTCACCATGGGCTCGCTCCTGGAACAGGGTGCCTTGGTGGAGTCGGCCCGCTTCATGGCCCGTCACTCGGAGTTCACAGTCCACGCTGTGCTGCTCTCAGTCTGCTCTGCCTGTGGCCAGCTCTTCATCTTCTACACCATCAGCCAGTTTGGGGCGGCCGTCTTCACCATCATCATGACCCTGCGCCAGGCCTTTGCTATCCTCCTCTCCTGCCTCATCTACGGCCATGCTGTCACTGTGGTGGGCGGTCTGGGTGTGGCCGTTGTCTTTGTGGCTCTCTTCCTGCGGGTCTATGCCCGCAGCCGCGTGAAGAAGCGCAGCAAGAAGCTGCCCCCTGGCGATGCACCCATACAGAAGGTCTAG